The Periplaneta americana isolate PAMFEO1 chromosome 2, P.americana_PAMFEO1_priV1, whole genome shotgun sequence genome has a window encoding:
- the RpL37a gene encoding large ribosomal subunit protein eL37, producing the protein MTKGTSSFGKRRNKTHTLCRRCGRSSYHIQKSKCAQCGYPSRKLRHYNWSVKAQRRKTTGTGRMRYLKIVRRRFRNGFREGGKPAPRKVAGS; encoded by the exons ATG ACTAAGGGTACTTCAAGTTTTGGTAAACGGCGGAATAAGACACACACGTTGTGTCGTCGATGTGGCCGTTCATCTTACCATATCCAGAAATCGAAGTGTGCGCAATGTGGTTATCCAAGCCGCAAACTAAGACATT ATAACTGGAGTGTGAAGGCTCAGCGAAGGAAGACAACAGGAACTGGCCGCATGCGGTACCTGAAGATTGTGAGGCGCCGTTTCAG aaaTGGGTTCCGTGAAGGAGGAAAGCCTGCTCCTCGCAAAGTAGCTGGATCGTAA